A stretch of DNA from Desulfosarcina ovata subsp. ovata:
ATGCCAAACGCATCCAGCAAATGTACACCCTTCAACCAGGTTATTTTCTGATCGACGACACAATGAAACACCATACCAAATTCTGCAAATGGATTCACGGTGTGTTTGTTTTATTCGATCATGCCTTTGGAACGAACATGAAGGCAACCTGCCTTGTTTTTGTGTATTACAGTGATGGAAACCTTATCAAATTTCCAATCAATTTCAGAATGTTTCACAAAGAAACGGGGACGATGCCTTGGCAAAGAGGGAAAGCCCATCCATACAAAACCAAGTATGCGCTTGCCGTCGAGATACTGGAGTGGGCATTGGAAGTCGGTTTCCCCCCTTCCATGGTGTTAGCGGATTCCTGGTTTTGCACAGGGCCGTTTATCAAAGAACTTAAACGCCTTGAGCTCAGTTATATTATCGAACTCAAACCCAATTACACGGTCAGGGTCCCATGCCAGCCCCCTAAGCTCACCCCCAAAGGGCGATTGTCAAAAAATCAATATTACACGCGGTCCCTGCCCGAGGTTTATAAATCCATTTCTTACGTTGAAAAATACGGCTTTACAGCAGACCCGGCAACTGGTAAAGCTCAAAAAGTTCTTTATCACACGAAGACTAAGACGCTTCGTTTAAATTCTATAACTGGCAAGCATTGTGTTGTTGAAAGTGTTGATCCCACCACTCAAACCACGAAATATTTACTTACCGATCAACTCACTTGGGAAGCCGGTAAAATTCTCATCACTTACAGCCATAGATGGGTAATTGAAGAGTTTTTCAGGAATGCGAAGCAGCTAACCGATATGGAGGGAGCCACTATCAGGAGTGAGCAAGGCGTATCAATAACGATATGCCTGGTGTCCTGGATTGACTCCCTCCTCCATTTTGAAAACTACAAGCAAAGCACTGCTGGAAAACTGTCAAAGGGATCATTAACGATCCCCTCAATTATACGTCAATCCCAATACGAAAATTTCAAGGCAGTATTTGAGAGACTGAAGGCGGACGAAGATTTTTATCGCAAGTGGTTAGAAGTGGAAGAGAAAAATATCTTCAGGTTCCGCAAACCGAGAAAAGAAGTGGAGTTGCTCGAACGGAACCAGAATCTCAACCCCCAAGAGGCTGCATAGCAATGAAAGTGCCATAATCACAATTTGTCAAAGAACTATTTTTCGAAAACTCGAGTACTTATTAGTGAGGTCTGTTTATTCCTGGGAGTGGTGAACCCTAAATCGGAAAGATGGGATCAACATTATTTCCATATGCACCGGCGATATTGCCGATTGAGGGGGTGTCCTGCCGCCAGAACGACGGCAGGGCAGGGTGGGCATACTTAAAAAGGTCTCGATGTGAATCGGGCTCATAGCAGGGGCTGTTTCCAACCCCTGCTATTTTGCAACAATGATCTCTTTCGATTCCAGCTCTGACGAATTTTAAGATTATCCTTTTATCTCAATTTAGACTGATATAATTTCTGGCTACATTCAGTATGTAGTTTCCAATATCTGGATCAACACAATTCTTTACCACGACAGCCTTCTGTGTATGCTTAAACTTCTTATCTCTTAAATCAATCCCATACCTCACAGTGCTTCCCCTAACATCGTTATGTCTAACTGAAGGCTTTTCGAACTTCATTTCCGAGATGGGGAAATTCGACCAAAACAAATGTCTATCAAGTCTGGCCGTTGGTGGCAAAAGAGGTTCGTAGTACGGGATCACATTTTCAACGCACCAAAGCTTGTTATTGAAGTGATGCTGAAACCAGATCACAAGTGAATATAACGTGATATCAGGAAGAACAGGATCATAAGAGCCCTTAGTCCTACTTAGCCCGATGTACCTTACCTTTGAATGGGTTTGGCAAGGTGGTGATGCCCAAATGAAATCAAACTTTTTATAGTTTTTCATAAGGAAGTCTATGGCATTGCCAACGACAACGGTATCCTCGGGATAAAAATCACTATAAACATCGGCTATCTCTTGGCTGCTATCTACTGCGGTTACTTCTACATCTTTCCACAACTTTCTGTTACCGCCAACTCCGGCGTATAGATT
This window harbors:
- a CDS encoding DNA cytosine methyltransferase: MKVLNLYAGVGGNRKLWKDVEVTAVDSSQEIADVYSDFYPEDTVVVGNAIDFLMKNYKKFDFIWASPPCQTHSKVRYIGLSRTKGSYDPVLPDITLYSLVIWFQHHFNNKLWCVENVIPYYEPLLPPTARLDRHLFWSNFPISEMKFEKPSVRHNDVRGSTVRYGIDLRDKKFKHTQKAVVVKNCVDPDIGNYILNVARNYISLN
- a CDS encoding transposase codes for the protein MKIPCAKPLAFLVTGLSFLKPGLTNIQFDNMILVATALVLGSGFNLSRISRMWLEEKAVSTLSYFLSDAKFYIPELQLLYAKRIQQMYTLQPGYFLIDDTMKHHTKFCKWIHGVFVLFDHAFGTNMKATCLVFVYYSDGNLIKFPINFRMFHKETGTMPWQRGKAHPYKTKYALAVEILEWALEVGFPPSMVLADSWFCTGPFIKELKRLELSYIIELKPNYTVRVPCQPPKLTPKGRLSKNQYYTRSLPEVYKSISYVEKYGFTADPATGKAQKVLYHTKTKTLRLNSITGKHCVVESVDPTTQTTKYLLTDQLTWEAGKILITYSHRWVIEEFFRNAKQLTDMEGATIRSEQGVSITICLVSWIDSLLHFENYKQSTAGKLSKGSLTIPSIIRQSQYENFKAVFERLKADEDFYRKWLEVEEKNIFRFRKPRKEVELLERNQNLNPQEAA